A stretch of the Methanobacterium veterum genome encodes the following:
- a CDS encoding IspD/TarI family cytidylyltransferase → MIFAAILAGGIGNRMGNVEKPKQYLLLGNKPIIVHTIEKFFINDKFEKIIVLCPKPWIKHTRDLVDKYVGETDRIAVIEGGSVRNETIMNAVKFIEENYEIDGESVIVTHDSVRPFLTHRIIEENIEFAGKYGACDTVVPATDTIVESADGELISSIPNRECMFQGQTPQSFKILKLKELYNSLTDEEKEVLTDAAKIFVIKGENVYLVEGEVNNIKITYPYDLKVANGMLKGE, encoded by the coding sequence ATGATATTTGCAGCTATTTTAGCAGGCGGAATAGGTAACAGGATGGGAAATGTTGAAAAACCCAAACAGTATTTGCTTTTGGGAAATAAACCAATTATCGTCCATACTATAGAAAAATTTTTTATAAATGATAAGTTTGAAAAAATCATAGTTTTATGTCCAAAACCATGGATTAAACATACTAGAGATTTAGTTGATAAATATGTAGGTGAAACTGATCGTATTGCAGTTATAGAGGGTGGAAGTGTTCGTAATGAAACCATAATGAATGCAGTTAAATTCATTGAAGAAAATTACGAAATTGATGGCGAATCAGTTATTGTAACCCACGACTCCGTACGGCCATTTTTAACCCACAGAATTATTGAAGAAAACATCGAATTTGCAGGGAAGTATGGTGCGTGTGATACAGTTGTCCCTGCTACAGATACTATTGTTGAGAGTGCAGATGGAGAACTTATCAGTTCTATTCCAAATAGGGAATGCATGTTCCAGGGACAGACTCCTCAGTCCTTTAAAATATTAAAATTAAAAGAGCTTTACAATAGCTTAACTGATGAAGAGAAGGAAGTTTTAACGGATGCTGCTAAAATATTTGTTATTAAAGGAGAAAATGTTTATCTAGTTGAAGGTGAAGTTAACAATATCAAAATTACATACCCTTATGACTTGAAAGTGGCTAATGGTATGTTAAAAGGGGAATAA
- a CDS encoding ribitol-5-phosphate dehydrogenase → MINAIYRVVSPKLLEIAYEEIDLKGNHVIVRPTYLSICKADQRYYQGSRDPEILAKKLPMALIHEGIGKVVYDGSGSFEPGDTVVIVPNTPVESDEVIGENYLSSSKFRSSGFDGFLQDYVISTPDRLVKINGNINYCVASFSELISVCLHSINRLNKFSHSRKNSIGVWGDGNVGFITAVLLKFIFPGTKIIVFGKNPEKLSYFTFADEICSINDVPDDLRIDHAFECVGGQSSQSAIDQIIDHINPEGTISLLGVSEYPVPINTRMVLEKGLRLYGSSRSAKEDFENTIGILEKYPEIVNYLESIIASVCPIRTINDISHAFEKDNQLNFGKTVLIWDK, encoded by the coding sequence ATGATAAATGCCATATATCGTGTGGTTTCTCCTAAACTTTTGGAAATAGCTTATGAAGAAATAGACCTTAAAGGTAATCATGTAATTGTCAGGCCCACTTATCTTTCTATTTGCAAGGCAGATCAGAGGTATTATCAGGGGTCTCGTGACCCAGAAATACTGGCCAAGAAACTTCCCATGGCTTTAATTCATGAGGGAATAGGAAAGGTAGTATATGATGGGAGTGGCAGTTTTGAACCTGGTGATACAGTTGTTATAGTTCCGAATACTCCTGTTGAAAGTGATGAAGTAATTGGAGAAAATTATCTAAGCAGCAGCAAATTTAGATCCAGTGGATTTGATGGATTTTTACAGGATTATGTAATTTCAACACCAGATAGACTTGTTAAAATTAATGGAAATATTAATTACTGCGTAGCTTCATTTTCTGAACTTATCAGTGTCTGTCTCCATTCTATAAATCGTTTGAATAAGTTTTCTCACAGCAGAAAAAATTCTATTGGAGTCTGGGGAGATGGAAATGTTGGTTTTATAACTGCTGTCCTGCTTAAATTCATATTTCCAGGGACAAAGATCATTGTGTTTGGAAAAAATCCCGAAAAATTGAGTTATTTTACATTTGCCGATGAAATTTGTTCAATAAATGATGTGCCTGATGATTTGAGGATAGATCATGCTTTTGAATGTGTGGGTGGCCAGTCATCGCAATCGGCAATTGATCAGATAATTGATCATATCAATCCTGAGGGGACAATTTCTCTTTTAGGGGTATCAGAATATCCGGTCCCAATTAATACAAGGATGGTATTGGAAAAAGGTTTAAGGCTTTATGGCAGCAGTAGAAGTGCAAAAGAAGACTTTGAAAATACAATAGGTATTTTAGAGAAATATCCTGAGATAGTTAATTATTTGGAAAGTATAATAGCTTCAGTATGCCCCATTAGAACTATAAATGATATAAGTCATGCATTTGAAAAGGATAATCAATTAAATTTTGGTAAGACTGTGCTTATTTGGGATAAATAA